A region of Pyxidicoccus parkwaysis DNA encodes the following proteins:
- a CDS encoding STAS/SEC14 domain-containing protein, whose amino-acid sequence MPFQIVVHAQDRILEVVYPPQVTAEDLSEYLAEVKKAMASFDGEWSALVDQSQLRVMPADVVSAMASLNAYAQLHGMNRSARVVIDPPSGLQAWRMTKRAMLTIPTRTFETRGEALGWLKNPDAD is encoded by the coding sequence ATGCCATTCCAGATTGTCGTCCACGCGCAGGACCGAATCCTCGAGGTCGTCTATCCGCCGCAGGTCACCGCGGAGGACCTGTCCGAGTACCTGGCCGAGGTGAAGAAGGCCATGGCCTCGTTCGACGGGGAGTGGTCCGCACTGGTGGATCAGTCGCAGCTGCGGGTGATGCCGGCCGACGTGGTCAGCGCCATGGCCAGCCTCAACGCCTACGCGCAGCTCCACGGGATGAACCGCTCCGCGCGTGTCGTCATCGACCCGCCCTCGGGCCTCCAGGCCTGGCGCATGACGAAGCGGGCCATGCTCACCATCCCCACGCGCACCTTCGAGACGCGCGGCGAGGCCCTGGGGTGGCTGAAGAACCCCGACGCGGACTGA
- a CDS encoding TonB family protein: protein MQTDSRAAPTVVVDPSADALLGQVLHGRFKVLEPLGAGGMGRVYRALQLPLERVVALKVLSPAFSTTLDPDFQRRFLLEASVTAKLRHPNTVTVIDYGKTDDGTFYIAMELLEGRTLAEHLAAGPLPWARAVDVAQGICRSLREAHRLGVVHRDLKPANVMLVAEEGGAEGGHVKVLDFGLVKSFVAQEGRLSVPEITQGGTFLGSPTYMAPEQARNVADARSDIYSLGVLLYHALVGRPPFVSKDSLELIFAHHKETPPHFRALRTDLVIPEAVEAVVRRCLEKLPEHRYANMDEVLDALRIAAGQAVSGPVSAPHAMLPTGPQPQPQSTMVLDISVDEDVALQPRRVGVGAPWVAVGVLALVALGLGAYVLGTRGASAPVAPVTAAPVAATPEPTAPASETPRATVRFRVNSEPGGARVFWKGQERGVTPLVLEVPPGADGVATAELTFVLDGYATDRVVAGGSGEVHFTQRLQRQRGGGGRPASVPAQVSSPTEVGLSAPEMLSAPTPMEAPSPVKPASATVEKPAVVVAGPARPAGPIQLPEDAKPPVELASNLPPEFPQSARAAGKEGQVVLKVVVTETGRVRDVTVLRGEEPFVSAAVRAVGAWRYEPALLEGRPIAVYRVVKVPFRLR, encoded by the coding sequence ATGCAGACAGACTCGCGCGCAGCTCCCACCGTCGTCGTGGACCCTTCCGCCGACGCGTTGTTGGGCCAGGTGCTCCATGGACGCTTCAAGGTGCTGGAGCCGCTGGGCGCCGGTGGCATGGGGCGGGTGTACCGCGCGCTGCAGTTGCCGCTGGAGCGCGTGGTGGCGCTCAAGGTGCTGAGCCCCGCCTTCTCCACCACGTTGGACCCGGACTTCCAGCGCCGCTTCCTCCTGGAGGCGAGCGTCACCGCGAAGCTGCGCCACCCCAACACCGTCACCGTCATCGACTACGGGAAGACGGATGACGGCACCTTCTACATCGCCATGGAGTTGCTGGAGGGGCGCACGCTGGCGGAGCACCTCGCGGCCGGGCCGCTGCCGTGGGCGCGCGCGGTGGACGTGGCGCAGGGCATCTGCCGCTCGCTGCGCGAGGCACACCGGCTGGGCGTGGTGCACCGCGACTTGAAGCCCGCCAACGTCATGCTGGTGGCGGAGGAGGGTGGCGCCGAGGGCGGCCACGTGAAGGTGCTGGACTTCGGCCTGGTGAAGTCCTTCGTCGCGCAGGAAGGCCGCCTGTCCGTGCCGGAAATCACCCAGGGCGGCACCTTCCTCGGCTCGCCCACGTACATGGCGCCGGAGCAGGCGCGCAACGTGGCGGACGCGCGCAGCGACATCTACTCGCTGGGCGTCCTCCTCTACCACGCGTTGGTGGGACGGCCGCCCTTCGTGTCGAAGGATTCGCTGGAGCTCATCTTCGCGCACCACAAGGAGACGCCGCCGCACTTCCGTGCGCTGCGCACGGACCTCGTCATCCCCGAGGCCGTGGAGGCCGTGGTGCGCCGCTGCCTGGAGAAGCTCCCCGAGCACCGCTACGCCAACATGGACGAGGTGCTGGACGCGCTGCGCATCGCCGCCGGTCAGGCGGTGAGCGGCCCCGTCAGCGCGCCGCACGCCATGCTGCCCACCGGGCCGCAGCCGCAGCCGCAGAGCACCATGGTGCTGGACATCAGCGTGGACGAGGACGTCGCGCTCCAGCCCCGCCGCGTGGGCGTGGGCGCGCCGTGGGTGGCCGTGGGCGTGCTGGCGCTCGTGGCCCTGGGCCTGGGCGCGTACGTGCTGGGCACGCGCGGCGCTTCAGCACCGGTGGCTCCGGTGACGGCGGCTCCCGTGGCCGCCACGCCCGAGCCCACCGCGCCAGCTTCCGAGACGCCCCGCGCGACGGTGCGCTTCCGCGTCAACAGCGAGCCTGGGGGCGCGCGCGTCTTCTGGAAGGGCCAGGAGCGCGGCGTCACGCCGCTGGTGCTGGAGGTGCCTCCGGGCGCGGACGGCGTGGCCACCGCGGAGCTCACCTTCGTGCTGGACGGCTACGCGACGGACCGCGTGGTGGCGGGCGGCTCGGGCGAGGTGCACTTCACCCAGCGCCTGCAGCGCCAGCGCGGCGGAGGAGGCCGGCCCGCCTCGGTGCCCGCCCAGGTGTCCTCGCCCACGGAGGTGGGGCTGAGCGCGCCGGAGATGCTGAGCGCGCCAACGCCGATGGAGGCGCCGTCGCCCGTGAAGCCCGCGAGCGCCACGGTGGAGAAGCCGGCGGTGGTGGTGGCGGGGCCGGCGCGTCCGGCGGGCCCCATCCAACTGCCGGAGGACGCGAAGCCTCCGGTGGAATTGGCCTCCAACCTGCCTCCCGAGTTCCCCCAGTCCGCGCGCGCGGCCGGGAAGGAGGGGCAGGTGGTGCTCAAGGTCGTCGTGACGGAGACGGGCCGGGTGCGCGACGTCACCGTCCTGCGGGGCGAGGAGCCCTTCGTCTCGGCGGCGGTGCGCGCGGTGGGCGCCTGGCGCTACGAGCCGGCCCTGCTGGAGGGCCGGCCCATTGCCGTCTACCGCGTGGTGAAGGTGCCCTTCCGGCTGCGCTGA
- a CDS encoding S9 family peptidase: MSSWSTLSRALAAVALVPALTLAAPQPKATAPSTKPPAERATQRPSKQYTVEQFMQTTSVRGASFSPDEKKVLFSSNQTGIYNVFSVPVTGGKPTQLTRSTTDSTWAVGYFPKDERFLFEKDQGGNELSHLYVRTLDGKEKDLTPGDKHVAAFVGWSHDDSAFYVVTNERDERFMDLYRYDAKTYARTLLFQNDGAYDVNDVSPDEKWVALGKSRTTADSDVHLYNVATKELKHLTPHKGTASWKVATFAPDSSALYLLTDEGTEFNRAVRYVLATGKQEEVEKADWDIMYTFFSRNGAWRVTGVNEDARTVIRIHDVKAGKPLTLPALPEGDLTGVVISRSEKRMTFFVKGDRAPTDLYVYDFGTKKLTRLTDTLNPEIDAKDLVDSQVVRFKSFDGMEIPNILFKPHQATPENKVPALVYVHGGPGGQTRKGYSPLIQYLVNHGYVVLGINNRGSSGYGKTFFTADDQKHGKEPLQDCLEAKKYLASLPYVDGSRIGIIGGSYGGYMTLAALAFHPDSFNVGVDIFGVSNWLRTLKNVPPYWESFREALYQEMGNPETQEEMLRAASPLFHADKIRKPLLVIQGANDPRVLKVESDEIVQAVKKNNVPVEYVVFPDEGHGFTKKKNEIEAYSRTRAFLDQYLKQAQATN, encoded by the coding sequence ATGTCATCGTGGTCCACCCTGTCCCGAGCGCTCGCCGCCGTGGCGCTCGTCCCCGCCCTGACGCTGGCCGCGCCTCAGCCCAAGGCCACCGCCCCGTCCACGAAGCCTCCCGCGGAGCGCGCCACGCAGCGCCCGTCGAAGCAGTACACCGTCGAGCAGTTCATGCAGACGACGAGCGTGCGCGGCGCGTCCTTCTCCCCCGACGAGAAGAAGGTCCTCTTCTCGTCCAACCAGACGGGCATCTACAACGTCTTCTCCGTGCCGGTGACGGGCGGCAAGCCCACGCAGCTCACGCGCTCCACCACGGACAGCACCTGGGCCGTGGGCTACTTCCCCAAGGACGAGCGCTTCCTCTTCGAGAAGGACCAGGGCGGCAACGAGCTGTCCCACCTCTACGTCCGCACGCTGGACGGCAAGGAGAAGGACCTGACGCCGGGCGACAAGCACGTCGCCGCCTTCGTCGGGTGGAGCCATGACGACTCCGCCTTCTACGTCGTCACCAACGAGCGCGACGAGCGCTTCATGGACCTGTACCGCTACGACGCGAAGACGTACGCACGCACGCTGCTCTTCCAGAACGACGGCGCCTACGACGTGAACGACGTGTCCCCGGACGAGAAGTGGGTGGCGCTCGGCAAGTCCCGCACGACGGCAGACAGCGACGTCCACCTCTACAACGTGGCCACGAAGGAATTGAAGCACCTCACGCCGCACAAGGGCACGGCATCCTGGAAGGTGGCCACCTTCGCCCCGGACTCCAGCGCGCTGTACCTGCTCACCGACGAGGGCACGGAGTTCAACCGCGCCGTCCGCTACGTGCTGGCCACCGGGAAGCAGGAGGAGGTGGAGAAGGCGGACTGGGACATCATGTACACGTTCTTCTCCCGCAACGGCGCGTGGCGCGTCACGGGCGTGAACGAGGACGCGCGTACCGTCATCCGCATCCACGACGTGAAGGCCGGCAAGCCGCTCACCCTGCCCGCGCTCCCCGAGGGAGACCTCACGGGCGTGGTGATTTCCCGCAGCGAGAAGCGGATGACCTTCTTCGTGAAGGGTGACCGCGCGCCCACGGACCTCTACGTCTACGACTTCGGCACGAAGAAGCTCACGCGGCTGACGGACACGCTCAACCCCGAAATCGACGCGAAGGACCTGGTGGACTCGCAGGTGGTGCGCTTCAAGTCCTTCGACGGGATGGAGATTCCGAACATCCTCTTCAAGCCGCACCAGGCCACGCCGGAGAACAAGGTGCCCGCGCTCGTCTACGTGCACGGCGGCCCGGGTGGACAGACGCGCAAGGGCTACAGCCCGCTCATCCAGTACCTCGTCAACCACGGCTACGTGGTGCTGGGCATCAACAACCGCGGCAGCTCCGGCTACGGCAAGACGTTCTTCACCGCGGACGACCAGAAGCACGGCAAGGAGCCGCTCCAGGACTGCCTGGAGGCGAAGAAGTACCTGGCCAGCCTGCCGTACGTGGACGGCTCGCGCATCGGCATCATCGGCGGCAGCTACGGCGGCTACATGACGCTGGCGGCGCTGGCCTTCCACCCGGACAGCTTCAACGTGGGCGTGGACATCTTTGGCGTGTCCAACTGGCTGCGCACGCTGAAGAACGTGCCGCCCTACTGGGAGTCCTTCCGCGAGGCGCTGTACCAGGAGATGGGCAACCCGGAGACGCAGGAGGAGATGCTCCGCGCCGCGTCGCCCCTCTTCCACGCGGACAAGATTCGCAAGCCGCTGCTCGTCATCCAGGGCGCCAATGACCCGCGCGTGCTGAAGGTGGAGTCGGACGAAATCGTCCAGGCCGTGAAGAAGAACAACGTCCCCGTCGAGTACGTCGTCTTCCCCGACGAGGGCCACGGCTTCACCAAGAAGAAGAACGAAATCGAGGCGTACTCGCGCACGCGCGCCTTCCTGGACCAGTACCTCAAGCAGGCCCAGGCGACGAACTGA
- a CDS encoding S9 family peptidase, translating to MPPWHTVSRALAALVLVPALALAAPKPVARPSKQYTLEQFMETTDVLGASFSPDEKKVLFTSNATGVFNAFCVPVAGGKPTQLTRSTTDAIFAVGYFPKDERILFTKDQAGNGLSHLYVRTPDGKEQDVTPGDKVRATFQGWSQDGSAFFVASNTRDERFMDLYRHDAKTYAGTLVFQNDDGYELGRVSPDGKRLSLEKSRSLSDSDVYLHELGTKEVKHLTPHQGAAAWKTATFAPDSSALYLLTDEGSEFTRLVRYVLATGKTEEVEKANKDITSVAFSRDGAWRLIGVNEHGRFMLQVQDTKSGKLLVQLTQGSISDVAVAPSGRRMAFQLTDDRSPNNLYVFDFGTRRTTQLTNTLSPSIDAKDLVASEVVRYPSFDGLEIPAILYKPLQASPENKRPAVVWVHGGPGDQAYRGYISFIQYLVNAGYVVLAPNNRGSTGYGKTFVAADDQKHGKEPLRDIVEARKYLASVPYVDGSRVGVLGASYGGYMVLAALAFHPDAFDVGVDAFGPSDWVSMLKNMPPHWESFRQALYQEVGNPDTQEEMLRAISPLHSAYMIRKPLLVIQGANDPKVPKAQSDQMVEALKKNHIPVEYLVLPDEGHGFSSKQSELDSSTRIRGFLDTYLKQSPATARPAN from the coding sequence ATGCCGCCCTGGCACACCGTGTCCCGAGCACTCGCCGCGCTGGTGCTCGTCCCCGCCCTGGCGCTGGCCGCGCCGAAGCCCGTCGCGCGCCCGTCGAAGCAATACACCCTCGAGCAGTTCATGGAGACGACGGACGTGCTCGGCGCGTCCTTCTCCCCCGACGAAAAGAAGGTCCTCTTCACGTCCAACGCGACGGGCGTCTTCAACGCCTTCTGCGTGCCGGTGGCGGGCGGCAAACCCACGCAGCTCACGCGCTCCACCACGGATGCCATCTTCGCGGTGGGCTACTTCCCGAAGGACGAGCGCATCCTCTTCACCAAGGACCAGGCCGGCAACGGGCTGTCGCACCTCTACGTGCGCACGCCGGACGGCAAGGAGCAGGACGTCACCCCGGGCGACAAGGTCCGCGCCACCTTCCAGGGCTGGAGCCAGGACGGCTCCGCCTTCTTCGTCGCCAGCAACACGCGCGACGAGCGCTTCATGGACCTGTACCGCCATGACGCGAAGACGTACGCGGGCACGCTCGTCTTCCAGAACGACGACGGCTACGAGTTGGGCAGGGTGTCACCGGACGGGAAGCGGCTCTCCCTGGAGAAGTCCCGCTCGCTGTCCGACAGCGACGTGTACCTGCATGAGCTGGGCACGAAGGAGGTGAAGCACCTCACGCCGCACCAGGGCGCGGCGGCGTGGAAGACGGCCACCTTCGCGCCGGACTCCTCCGCGCTGTACCTGCTCACCGACGAGGGCTCGGAGTTCACCCGCCTCGTCCGCTACGTGCTGGCCACGGGGAAGACGGAGGAGGTGGAGAAGGCGAACAAGGACATCACCTCCGTGGCCTTCTCCCGTGATGGTGCGTGGCGCCTCATCGGCGTCAACGAGCATGGCCGCTTCATGCTCCAGGTCCAGGACACGAAGTCAGGCAAGCTGTTGGTGCAGCTCACCCAGGGCAGCATCAGCGACGTGGCGGTGGCCCCCAGCGGCCGGCGCATGGCCTTCCAGCTGACCGATGACCGCTCGCCGAACAACCTCTACGTCTTCGACTTCGGGACGCGGAGGACCACGCAGCTGACGAACACGCTCAGCCCCTCCATCGATGCGAAGGACCTCGTCGCCTCGGAGGTGGTCCGCTACCCGTCCTTCGACGGGCTGGAGATTCCGGCCATCCTCTACAAGCCGCTCCAGGCCTCGCCGGAGAACAAGCGGCCCGCGGTGGTCTGGGTCCACGGCGGCCCCGGTGACCAGGCGTACCGGGGCTACATCAGCTTCATCCAGTACCTCGTCAACGCGGGCTACGTGGTGCTCGCGCCCAACAACCGCGGCAGCACCGGCTACGGGAAGACGTTCGTCGCCGCGGATGACCAGAAGCACGGCAAGGAGCCGCTGCGCGACATCGTCGAGGCGAGGAAGTACCTGGCCAGCGTGCCGTACGTGGATGGCTCGCGCGTCGGCGTCCTCGGCGCGAGCTACGGCGGCTACATGGTGCTGGCCGCACTGGCCTTCCACCCGGACGCCTTCGACGTGGGCGTGGACGCCTTCGGCCCGTCCGACTGGGTGAGCATGCTGAAGAACATGCCCCCGCACTGGGAGTCCTTCCGTCAGGCGCTCTACCAGGAGGTGGGCAACCCCGACACGCAGGAGGAGATGCTGCGTGCAATCTCGCCGCTGCATTCTGCGTACATGATTCGCAAGCCGCTGCTCGTCATCCAGGGGGCCAATGACCCGAAGGTGCCGAAGGCGCAGTCGGACCAGATGGTCGAGGCCTTGAAGAAGAACCACATCCCCGTCGAGTACCTGGTCCTCCCCGACGAGGGCCATGGCTTCAGCAGCAAGCAGAGCGAGCTGGACAGCTCCACCCGCATCCGCGGCTTCCTCGACACCTACCTCAAGCAGTCCCCCGCGACGGCTCGGCCTGCGAACTGA
- a CDS encoding pilus assembly protein PilB has product MRLGETLLHLGWVSPEQLETALAYHSQWHCRLGEAFVYLRVLTPEQVQRALSSQLKVPFVRGEQMAKVPAAVVHSVPADMLRRWRVCPLRVERQGSRGILYVATDQPGNLPALDELAFVTNFTVRPVLALPEDIEQTLRRHGLAGTRGVVSLELEPDDGRGLDITRGSEALPASDTRSG; this is encoded by the coding sequence ATGCGGTTGGGCGAGACGCTGCTTCACCTGGGCTGGGTGTCTCCGGAGCAACTGGAGACGGCCCTGGCGTACCACTCGCAGTGGCACTGCCGGCTGGGCGAGGCCTTCGTCTACCTGCGGGTGCTCACGCCGGAGCAGGTGCAGCGGGCGCTGTCCAGCCAGCTCAAGGTGCCCTTCGTCCGGGGCGAGCAGATGGCGAAGGTACCGGCCGCCGTGGTGCACAGCGTCCCGGCGGACATGCTGCGGCGGTGGCGGGTGTGCCCGCTGCGCGTGGAACGCCAGGGCTCGCGCGGCATCTTGTACGTGGCCACGGACCAGCCGGGGAACCTGCCTGCCCTGGACGAGCTGGCGTTCGTGACGAACTTCACCGTACGCCCGGTGCTCGCCCTTCCGGAGGACATCGAGCAGACCTTGAGACGCCACGGGCTGGCAGGCACCCGGGGCGTCGTTTCCCTCGAGCTGGAGCCCGACGATGGACGCGGGCTCGACATCACCCGGGGCAGCGAGGCCCTACCTGCTTCGGACACCCGTTCAGGGTGA
- a CDS encoding class I SAM-dependent methyltransferase: MHDSQTTSTRAVPNLIAGERNRLIVPVPEESFREAFEEAREWLDNVHERMLNGPDEVLRQNMHSLHLGLITLRRRWSPEVWRRFCKETAKKHPLRPFLHQCPFTRRAYERPRGYAGDAVLIDYLYMDHAADELHAGREIYKYMHQQPSSLSVRERRELLAKAIDETAERVPGKARILSVACGHLREAESSLAVKEHRVGELIAFDQDPLSLAEISHHNPPEVVKPVCGSVRALLSGKTKFQDMDFVYSAGLYDYLSDSVATRLTGLFFGMLRPGGKVVVANFARYPPETGYMEAFMDWWLIYRDEDGMRALLGEVPLEQLASVRLYRDSQDNVIYLELTRR; this comes from the coding sequence ATGCACGATTCCCAGACCACTTCTACCCGCGCCGTCCCGAACCTCATCGCCGGTGAGCGCAACCGGCTGATCGTCCCGGTGCCCGAGGAGTCCTTCCGGGAAGCGTTCGAGGAAGCGCGGGAGTGGCTCGACAACGTCCACGAGCGGATGTTGAACGGCCCCGACGAGGTGCTGCGGCAGAACATGCACTCGCTGCACCTGGGCCTCATCACACTGCGACGGCGGTGGAGCCCGGAGGTGTGGCGGCGCTTCTGCAAGGAGACCGCGAAGAAGCACCCGCTGCGGCCCTTCCTGCACCAGTGTCCCTTCACGCGCCGCGCGTACGAGCGACCTCGTGGCTATGCGGGTGACGCGGTCCTCATCGACTACCTCTACATGGACCACGCCGCGGACGAGCTGCACGCGGGGCGCGAAATCTACAAGTACATGCACCAGCAACCCAGCTCGCTCAGCGTGCGCGAGCGGCGGGAGTTGCTGGCGAAGGCCATCGACGAGACGGCCGAGCGCGTCCCCGGCAAGGCGCGCATCCTCTCCGTGGCGTGCGGCCACCTGCGCGAGGCGGAGTCGTCCCTGGCGGTGAAGGAGCACCGCGTGGGCGAGCTCATCGCCTTCGACCAGGACCCGCTGAGCCTGGCGGAGATTTCCCACCACAACCCGCCGGAGGTGGTGAAGCCGGTGTGCGGCTCGGTGCGCGCGCTCCTGTCCGGCAAGACGAAGTTCCAGGACATGGACTTCGTCTACTCGGCGGGCCTGTACGACTACCTCTCGGACTCGGTGGCCACGCGCCTCACGGGGCTGTTTTTCGGCATGCTGCGTCCGGGCGGGAAGGTGGTGGTGGCCAACTTCGCCAGGTACCCACCGGAGACGGGCTACATGGAGGCCTTCATGGACTGGTGGCTCATCTACCGCGACGAGGACGGCATGCGCGCGCTGCTGGGCGAGGTGCCGCTGGAGCAGCTCGCCTCCGTGCGCCTGTACCGGGACAGCCAGGACAACGTCATCTACCTGGAGCTGACGCGGCGTTGA